The following is a genomic window from Miltoncostaea oceani.
ACCGCGGTTGCGAAGCAGTCCCATGGGCCCTCCGTCGTCGGCGCTCCCCCCCGCGGATAGTACGCTGGCCGCCACGTGCGTTACCTGCTCGCCGCACTCGCCACCCTCGTTCTGCTGGCGGGGTGCTCCGACTCGTCGCCCGCCTGGCGACCCCTCGCCTCGGCGCCGGAGGCGCGCACGGAGGTCGCCGGGGCCGCGCTCGCTCGGCGGGTCGCCGTCGTCGGCGGGCTCACCGCCACCGGGCAGGCGTCGGCGCGCGTCGACCTCTACGACCCGCGGCGGGCGCGCTGGATCCGGCTGCCCGACCTGCCCGAGGCGCGCCACCACGCGATGGCCGCCACCCGCGGCGGCCGGCTGTACGTCGTCGGCGGGTACCGGCCGGCGTCCGAGGGCGGCGCGCCGGCGGACACCGCCTGGGTGCTCTTCGACCGCCGCTGGCGGCCGCTGCCGCGGCTGCCGGAGCCGCGGGCCGCGGGGGGCGCCGCCATCGTGCGCAACCGGCTCTACGTCATCGGCGGCGTCAGCGACGCGGCGCCGCGGACCCTGGCGGCGACGTCGCTGCACCTCGACCTGCGGACCCTGCAGTGGACCCCGTTCCCCGGCGTCACGCCGGCGCGCGAGCACCTCGGGGTGACGTCGCTCGCCGGGCAGGTCTACGCGGTCGGCGGGCGCACCGCCGACCTCCGCACGAACGTGGCGACCGCCGAGGCGTACGACACGCGGCGGGGCGCCTGGACGCGGCTGCCGGACGCGCCGACCGCGCGCGGCGGCAACGGCGCCGTCGCCGCGGACCGCCGCATCGTGGTGGTCGGCGGCGAGCGCCCCGGGGGGACGATCCCGCAGGTCGACGCCTACGACCCGTCGACGGGGTCGTGGCGGACGCTGCCGGCGAGCCCCCGGCCGCGCCACGGCGCCGCCGTGGTGGGGATCGGGCGGACGGCGTACCAGGCGATGGGCGGACCCGAGCCCGGCCTCTCGGTCAGCCCGACCCTCATGGCGCTGCGGGTGCCGCGGGACTGATCAGCCGCGGGGGCGCGGCGGCTCGTCGCGCACGAAGAGCCCGCGGAGGAACCGCAGCACCTCCACCGCGAGCCCCGGGCCGGGTTCGCCCCCCGGCCGCCCCGTGCGGACGCCGCGCCACTCGGCGGCGAAGGCGGCGGTGATCAGCACGGCGTTCGCCGCGAGGTACACGAACACCAGGAACACCACGACGGCGGCGAGCGACCCGTAGATCACGTTGTAGCGGCCGAACTCGTCGATGAACGCCGCGAAGCCGACGGTCAGGGCCCACAGGGCGACCGCCCCGACGAGGCACGCGGGCCACAGGTCGCGCACGGGGGGCGACGCCGTCGGGACCCACCGCAGCAGGACGATCAGCAGCAGCGTGCCGACGACGATCGGGACGACGATCTGGGCGACCTCGTAGAGCAGGCCCGAGATGCCGACGAGGTCGCCGGCGCGCGACCCGCCGACGCGCGTCGCGACGGTGATGCCCGCCGACGCCGCCAGCAGGACCGTCGCCACCAGCAGCATCGCCAGGTCGACGAGCTTGCCGACGGCGACGGGCCGCGCGGGGGTGTCCGGGTCGATGTCGTCGAGGCTCCCGCGGATCGCGCCCATCATGCCGCTGGCGGTCCACAGCAGGGTGAGGAGGCTGAGGATCCCGACGGTGCCGGCGTTCTCGCTCACCCCGCGCAGCGACTCCTCGATCTCGTCGGCGCCGGCCTCCGTGAGCGGGAGGGCGTCGGTGAGGGCCTCCGTGAAGTCGGCGCGCAGCTCCTCGTCTCCCAGCACGAGCCCCGCCACCGACGTCAGCAGCAGCATCAGGGGGAACAGGGAGAGCAGCACGTAGTAGGCGATCGCCGCCGACTGCCGGGGCCCGCGCGCCTCGAAGAACCGCGTCGCCGACCGCCGCACCCACTCCGTCGCCCGCCACAGCAGCAGGTCCCGCCGGCCGGGGGCGTCCGCGTCGCCGGGCTCGGTGGGCATCCCCGCTATCTCCTCGACAGGCTCCGCAGGAGGTCGATCGTGTCACCGTCGTGGGCGGCGGACACGCGGAAGCGGCTCTCCAGGTCGAGGGGGACGCCCGGCAGGTCCTCGACGCGGGGCATGCCGACGAGCAGCCCCGTCTCGCGGGCGACGAGCTGCGCGGCGGCCACGTCGACGGCGCGGCCCGGTCCGAGGCCGGCCATCGCGTCGCCCCGGCCGCCGGCGACGTGGCAGAGCGACAACGCCAGCGACCCGAGGGCGCGGAGGCGGCCGGCGCGGCCGTCGAGGCGTCCCGCGGCGCGGGCGACGCGGGCGGGGGTCGCCCCCTCCAGCAGCAGCACCGGCAGCCGCCGGGGGTCGGGTGGCGGCTGCGCCGCGAGGCGCTCCCCGTCGCGCCAGGCGCCCCGGCCGCGCGCGGCGGTCCACTCCTCGCCGGTGCCGTGGTCGCGCACCAGGCCGAGCGTCACGTCGCCCATCGCCGGACCCCCGGACAGCGCGATCGACGTCGCGAAGAGCGGCATCCCGCGCTTCGCGTTCAGGCTTCCGTCGATGGGATCGACGACGACGAGCGGGATGTCGGCGCCCCCGCCGCCGAGGACGACCTCGCCGGCCTCCTCGCTCAGCACCCGCATCGGCCGGCCGAGCGCCTCCAGCTCCTCGAGGACGACGTCCTCGGCGACCCGATCGATCAGGACGGTCACGTCACCGCCGGCGCCACGCCCCTGGGGCTCGCGGCGGCGGTCCGGCGTCATCGCGGCGGCGGCGTCGGCGATGCGGTCGCATGCACGCCGGAACGCCGCCAGCCATTCCTCGTGGTCGGCCCCCGGGCCCTCCTCAGGCATCGACCAGCGAGTGGAACGCCACGCCGGTCAGCAGCTTGGGGAAGAAGTAGGTCGACTTCTGGGGCATCGTCTCGCCCGCCTCGGCGACGTCGGCGACGGCCGACTTGGGGATGCCGCGCAGGATCACGGCGGCGGCGATCGCGCCGGAGGCGACGAGCCCGGCGGCCTCGGCGGCGTCCTTGGTGTACGACAGGACCTCGTCGTGGGCCAGGGCGGCCTGGTCGGCGCCGAGGTGCGGGACGAGGATCTCGCGCTCGAGCGCCGCGACGTCGAGCCGCTCGGCGGGCGACATGCCGGGGCGGGCGGGGGCGGTGAGCAGGCGCATGCCGTCGGCGGTGACCAGGCCGAGCGCCGCGGAGTCCTCGGGCGCGGCCTCCAGCGCGGCGAGCAGCGCGTCGAGCCCGGCGACGGGGGCGGCGTCGAACGCGGCGTCGGCGCCCTCGGGCCAGCGGGTCAGCAGGCGGTGCGTCGGGAGGACCACGAGGCCCGGGTCGTCGAGGGCCGTCAGCCCCATCAGCACCCGGTCGTGTGGGCCGTCGCCGCCGCCGGCGGCGCGCACCTCGTCACGGTAGGCGAGGGCCGTCTCGTACCGGTGGTGGCCGTCCGCGATCAGGATCCAGCGGTCGCGCATCGCCTCGGCCACGCCGGCGGCCGCGGCGGGGTCGGCCACCCGCCAGAAGCGGTGGACCGTGCCCTCGGCGTCGCGCACCTCGGCGTCCGGCTCGCCGGTGGGGGCCACCGCCGCCCACGCGACGCCCTCGGCGTCGGGGTAGAGGCCGAAGACCGGCGACAGGTTGGTCCGCACGGCGCGCGTCAGGCGCAGGCGGTCCTCCTTCGGGCCGGCGTGGGTGCGCTCGTGGGGGCGCACGACGCGGGCCTCGTACGGCTCCAGCCCGACGGCCGCCAGGATCGTGCGCCGCTCCCGCGGGACGCCGTCGCCGAGCGTGAAGGACTGGGTCCAGGCGATCAGGACCGGCTCCTCCGAGCGGGTCAGCACGCCGTCGTCGCACCACGCGGAGATCAGCCCGGCGACCTCGTCGTAGCCCACCTCCGGCAGGATCAGCCGGACGGCGTTGTAGGGGCTGACCGCGAGGTAGCCGCGGCGCTCCTCCGCCGAGATGACGTCGTACGGCGGCGACACGAGGGTCCCGAGGGGGCCCGCCGCGGCGGCGTAGCGCAGGGCGCGGAAGGGTCGGACGTCGGCCACGACCGGCGACTCTACCAGCGGGTCGGCGGGTCGTCCGTCACCGCCGCGCGGTGTCCGGCGGGCGGGCTACCATGACCGGTCCGTGACGAGCGACCTGACCCCCGAGCAGCGCGCCGCGGTCACCCATCCGGGAGGGCCGGCGATCGTGCTCGCCGGCGCCGGCGCCGGCAAGACGCGCGTCCTCTGCCGCCGCCTCGCGTGGCTCGTCGGCGAGGGCGCCGCGCCCGACGAGATCCTCGCCCTCACGTTCACCCGCGAGGCGGCCGTCGAGCTGCGCGCGCGGGCGGAGGACCTGCTCGGCACCTCCCACGAGACCCTGCGCGTCACGACGTTCCACTCCTACGCGCAGGAGCTGACGCGCATCCACGGCGTCGAGCGCGGCCTGCTGCCGTCGGTCACGGTGGCGCGCACCGAGGACCGGATGCTGATGCTCCTCGACCGGCTCGACGAGCTCGACCTGCGCCTCCACGACCTCCGCGGCGACCGCGCCCAGCTCGTCGAGGACCTCGTCGCGCGCATCGACGCCTGCCGCGACCAGCTCGTGCCGGCCGAGGCGTACCGGCGCTGGGCCGAGGCGCGGGTCGAGGGGGCGCGCTCGGGCTCCGACCTGCACAAGGCGCGCCGGGAGCTCGAGATCGCCCGCGTCTACGAGACCCACGACCGCTGGCTGGCGGAGGAGGGCCGCGAGGACTTCGGGTTGTCGATCGTCCGGGCGCTGGAGCTGATGCGCGCCCACCCCGATCGCCGCGAGGCCGCCCAGGCCGGCGCCCGCCACGTGCTCGTCGACGAGTTCCAGGACACCAACCACGCCCAGGCCGAGCTGCTCTACGCCGTGGCGGGGGCGTCGGAGAGCCTGGTGGTGGTCGGCGACGACGACCAGGGCATCTACCGCTTCCGCGGCGCCTCGGCGAAGAACATCCTCGACTTCCGGGCGCGGTACCCCGCCGCGGCCGAGCTGCGCCTCGAACGCAACCATCGCTCCACGCAGACGATCCTCGACGCCGCCACGGCCGTCGTCGCGCCGATCGCCGACCGCGCCCCGAAGCACAGCGTCGCCCTGCCCGACGCCGCGGGCCCGCCGCCGCGCTTCTGGATCGCCCCGGACCCGGACGGGCAGGCACGCGCCGTGGTCGAGCGCATCGTCGCCCTCGCGGGGGAGGGGGTGCCGCTCGAGGAGCAGGCGGTGCTGATGCGGGCGGTGCGCCTGGAGGCCCGCCCCCTCGTCGAGGCGCTGGAGCGCGCGGGCGTCCCCCACCAGGTGCGCGGCGGCATCGGCCTGTTCGAGCGGCGGGAGGTCCGCGCGGCGGTCGCGTGGTTGCGGGCGGCGTGCGACCCGTCGGCGGTGCAGGAGCACCTGCGCATCGGCGCCGACCCCCGGTTCGGCATCCCCTGGGAGGACCTTGCGGACGCCGTCACCGCGGCGGCCGCCGGTGGCGGCGGCGTGACCGGTGCGCTCGGGCGGGTGGCGCGCGCCGGCACGGCCGGCCCGCTGGCGGACGCCCTCGACGAGATCGGTCGCGCCGCCGCCGAGCTGCCGGCCGCCGACGCGCTGCGCGTCGCGATCGACCGCTCCGGCCTGCGCGCCGCGGCGATCGCGACGGGGGGAGCCGAGGGCGCGGCCCGGCTCGCGGGCCTCGCCGCGCTGGAGCGCCTCGGCCGCGAGATCGCGGGGCGGGACCCCGCCATCGACGCCCCCGGCCTGTCGCAGCTGCTCGCCGGCCTCGCCGCCATCGGCTACCGGGGCGAGGGCGTCGCCCCACGCGAGCGCATCGGCGTGCAGGTGATGACGATCCACCAGGCCAAGGGGCTCGAGTTCGACGCGGTCTTCGTGGTCGGCATGACCCGGGCGGGGTTCCCGGGGGCGGACCGCAGCCGCGTGGACATCCCCGACCAGCTCCTGCCGGAGGTCCTGCCCCGCGGCCGCGACGCCCACGTCGCGGAGGCGCGCCGGCTGGCGTACGTCGCGATGACCCGTGCACGCCGCCACCTGGTTCTCTGCGCGCCCGCCCACAACGGGGCCGGCATCGCGCAGACCCCGTCCCCGTTCTTCGAGGAGGCCCGCGCCGTCCTCGGCGCCGAGGTGGAGGAGGTCGGGGAGGCGCCGGAGCGCGCGCTGCTCGCCGCCGTGGGCGTCCGCCGGGCCGCCTTCGAGCGCGCGTCGCTGCGCGCCGCCCAGGCCGCGGCCGACGGCGCCGCCGACGCCGACGCGATGCGGATGGAGGCGGCCCGCGCCGCCGACGCGCTCGTCGACGCCCGCGCCGCGGTGCTGCGCCCCCCGCCGCCGCCCGCCCCCGTCGTCGCCCCGGCCCGCCCGGCCCGCCCGGGCCTCGAGATCAGCCCGAGCGCCGTCGAGCTCTACCGCGGCTGCCCCCTGCGCTACCGCTACGCGATGGTCGACCACGTGCCGTCGCCGCCGAGCGTCGCCCGCGCCATCGGGGTCGCCGCGCACTCGGCCCTGGAGGCGCAGTACCGGCCCGACGGCCCGGGGGGCGACGGCGAGGCCCTCGTCCGCCGGTTCGCGGTGGCGCTGAAGCGCGAGGGCGTGGCGGACACGGCGGAGGGCCGGCAGGCGCTCGCCCGCGGCCGCGACGCCCTGCCCGACTACCACGACCGCCTGGTGCGGAGCCGCACCCGGCCCGTCGCGGTGGAGCGGGCGTTCACGCTCACCGTCGGCCCCCACCGGGTGCACGGCCGCATCGACCGCATCGACGCGCACCCCGCGGGCGGTCACCAGCTCGTCGACTACAAGACGGGCAAGCCGCCGACGGCGGGCGCCCGCGGCCCCGGCGACGACCTGGTGCTGCGGCTCTACATGCTCGGCGCCCGCGAGGCGTGGGGGATCACCCCCCGCGGCGCGACGCTCGTGCACGTGCTCGACGGCGACACCCGCGGCGTGCACCCCGACGCCTCCGACGACGCGATGGTGGTGGAGGCGGTGCGCGACGCGGTGGAGGGCATCTCGGCGCGGGACTTCACGCCCCGGCCGTCGTGGGCGTGCCGCAGCTGCGACTTCGCGTTGATCTGCCCGGCGATCGACCGATGACGGCGATCTCCTCGTTCGCGGCGGGGACGGCGGTGGAGGGTGTCTACGCCGTGCGCCGCAAGGAGCGCCGCCTGTCGCGCCAGGGCCGCCCGTTCCTGGCGCTCACCCTCGCCGACGCGACGGGTGCGGTGCCCGCGGTGATCTTCGACGAGGCCGACTTCTTCGGGGAGCAGTTCGAGGAGGGCGACCGGGTGCGCGTCACGGGGCGCGTCACGGAGCGCGACGGCCGGGTGAGCCTCACCGTCGGCCACCTGCGGCCCGCCGCCGACGAGGGCGTCGCCGCCGACCTGCTGCCCCGCAGCCACCGCGACCCCGACGAGCTGTTCGGCTTCGTCCTCCACCTCGCCGACGAGGTCGCCGACCCGGGGCTCCGCCGGGTGCTCGACGCGTTGACGGGCGACGACGACCTGGCGACGGCGTGGCGGACGATGCCGTGCACCCGCTCCGGCCACCACGCCTACATGGGCGGGCTCGTCGAGCACACCGTCGGCGTGACGGCCGTCGCGCAGGCCCTCACGACGTGGCACCCGCGACTCGACTCCGACCTGCTGCTGGCGGGGGCCCTGGTGCATGACATCGGCCACGCCCGCGCGTTCCGGCTGGGGGCGACGTTCGAGCTCACCGACGAGGGCCGCCTGCTCGGGCACGTCGCCATCGGCCACGAGATCGTCGGCGACGCCGCACGCCGGGCGGGCCTCGACGCGACCCGCCGGGCCGAGCTCCTCCACGTCATCGACTGGCACCACGGCCCGCCGCCCGGCCAGGCGCCGGGCGCCGCGGGGCCCGAGGCGCTCGCGCTGTGGAGGGCGAACCAGCTCGAGACCGGCGTGAAGGCCCGACTGGAGGGCCCGGGCCCGGTCGACTGAGAGGTTCTGGCAGGAACGCGGGTCCGCACTGGACCTGTGGCCGCCCCTCCCTGGCCCTTCGTCGAGCCGCGCCGGGATGCGGGCCGGGGGTACGGTTGCGGCGCACGCCGGCCGAAGAGTCGACCGACGCCTCCCTGTCACGGATCAAGGGGTACCGCACATGACACGCACCTCCGGGCCCGGGCGGCTGCTGCGCCGCTCGGCGGCCCTCGCCGGCGTCCTCGCCCTGTTCGCCTCGGGCACCGCCCTCGCGGACGTGACGGGGACGGTCACGAACTCCGCGGGTGTCCCGCTGCCGGGCATCAGCATCCGCGCGACGGAGGC
Proteins encoded in this region:
- a CDS encoding inositol monophosphatase family protein, with the protein product MPEEGPGADHEEWLAAFRRACDRIADAAAAMTPDRRREPQGRGAGGDVTVLIDRVAEDVVLEELEALGRPMRVLSEEAGEVVLGGGGADIPLVVVDPIDGSLNAKRGMPLFATSIALSGGPAMGDVTLGLVRDHGTGEEWTAARGRGAWRDGERLAAQPPPDPRRLPVLLLEGATPARVARAAGRLDGRAGRLRALGSLALSLCHVAGGRGDAMAGLGPGRAVDVAAAQLVARETGLLVGMPRVEDLPGVPLDLESRFRVSAAHDGDTIDLLRSLSRR
- a CDS encoding YihY/virulence factor BrkB family protein, coding for MPTEPGDADAPGRRDLLLWRATEWVRRSATRFFEARGPRQSAAIAYYVLLSLFPLMLLLTSVAGLVLGDEELRADFTEALTDALPLTEAGADEIEESLRGVSENAGTVGILSLLTLLWTASGMMGAIRGSLDDIDPDTPARPVAVGKLVDLAMLLVATVLLAASAGITVATRVGGSRAGDLVGISGLLYEVAQIVVPIVVGTLLLIVLLRWVPTASPPVRDLWPACLVGAVALWALTVGFAAFIDEFGRYNVIYGSLAAVVVFLVFVYLAANAVLITAAFAAEWRGVRTGRPGGEPGPGLAVEVLRFLRGLFVRDEPPRPRG
- a CDS encoding DUF1015 family protein, whose protein sequence is MADVRPFRALRYAAAAGPLGTLVSPPYDVISAEERRGYLAVSPYNAVRLILPEVGYDEVAGLISAWCDDGVLTRSEEPVLIAWTQSFTLGDGVPRERRTILAAVGLEPYEARVVRPHERTHAGPKEDRLRLTRAVRTNLSPVFGLYPDAEGVAWAAVAPTGEPDAEVRDAEGTVHRFWRVADPAAAAGVAEAMRDRWILIADGHHRYETALAYRDEVRAAGGGDGPHDRVLMGLTALDDPGLVVLPTHRLLTRWPEGADAAFDAAPVAGLDALLAALEAAPEDSAALGLVTADGMRLLTAPARPGMSPAERLDVAALEREILVPHLGADQAALAHDEVLSYTKDAAEAAGLVASGAIAAAVILRGIPKSAVADVAEAGETMPQKSTYFFPKLLTGVAFHSLVDA
- a CDS encoding OB-fold nucleic acid binding domain-containing protein yields the protein MTAISSFAAGTAVEGVYAVRRKERRLSRQGRPFLALTLADATGAVPAVIFDEADFFGEQFEEGDRVRVTGRVTERDGRVSLTVGHLRPAADEGVAADLLPRSHRDPDELFGFVLHLADEVADPGLRRVLDALTGDDDLATAWRTMPCTRSGHHAYMGGLVEHTVGVTAVAQALTTWHPRLDSDLLLAGALVHDIGHARAFRLGATFELTDEGRLLGHVAIGHEIVGDAARRAGLDATRRAELLHVIDWHHGPPPGQAPGAAGPEALALWRANQLETGVKARLEGPGPVD
- a CDS encoding Kelch repeat-containing protein, whose product is MRYLLAALATLVLLAGCSDSSPAWRPLASAPEARTEVAGAALARRVAVVGGLTATGQASARVDLYDPRRARWIRLPDLPEARHHAMAATRGGRLYVVGGYRPASEGGAPADTAWVLFDRRWRPLPRLPEPRAAGGAAIVRNRLYVIGGVSDAAPRTLAATSLHLDLRTLQWTPFPGVTPAREHLGVTSLAGQVYAVGGRTADLRTNVATAEAYDTRRGAWTRLPDAPTARGGNGAVAADRRIVVVGGERPGGTIPQVDAYDPSTGSWRTLPASPRPRHGAAVVGIGRTAYQAMGGPEPGLSVSPTLMALRVPRD
- a CDS encoding ATP-dependent helicase, with protein sequence MTSDLTPEQRAAVTHPGGPAIVLAGAGAGKTRVLCRRLAWLVGEGAAPDEILALTFTREAAVELRARAEDLLGTSHETLRVTTFHSYAQELTRIHGVERGLLPSVTVARTEDRMLMLLDRLDELDLRLHDLRGDRAQLVEDLVARIDACRDQLVPAEAYRRWAEARVEGARSGSDLHKARRELEIARVYETHDRWLAEEGREDFGLSIVRALELMRAHPDRREAAQAGARHVLVDEFQDTNHAQAELLYAVAGASESLVVVGDDDQGIYRFRGASAKNILDFRARYPAAAELRLERNHRSTQTILDAATAVVAPIADRAPKHSVALPDAAGPPPRFWIAPDPDGQARAVVERIVALAGEGVPLEEQAVLMRAVRLEARPLVEALERAGVPHQVRGGIGLFERREVRAAVAWLRAACDPSAVQEHLRIGADPRFGIPWEDLADAVTAAAAGGGGVTGALGRVARAGTAGPLADALDEIGRAAAELPAADALRVAIDRSGLRAAAIATGGAEGAARLAGLAALERLGREIAGRDPAIDAPGLSQLLAGLAAIGYRGEGVAPRERIGVQVMTIHQAKGLEFDAVFVVGMTRAGFPGADRSRVDIPDQLLPEVLPRGRDAHVAEARRLAYVAMTRARRHLVLCAPAHNGAGIAQTPSPFFEEARAVLGAEVEEVGEAPERALLAAVGVRRAAFERASLRAAQAAADGAADADAMRMEAARAADALVDARAAVLRPPPPPAPVVAPARPARPGLEISPSAVELYRGCPLRYRYAMVDHVPSPPSVARAIGVAAHSALEAQYRPDGPGGDGEALVRRFAVALKREGVADTAEGRQALARGRDALPDYHDRLVRSRTRPVAVERAFTLTVGPHRVHGRIDRIDAHPAGGHQLVDYKTGKPPTAGARGPGDDLVLRLYMLGAREAWGITPRGATLVHVLDGDTRGVHPDASDDAMVVEAVRDAVEGISARDFTPRPSWACRSCDFALICPAIDR